One window of the Trifolium pratense cultivar HEN17-A07 linkage group LG2, ARS_RC_1.1, whole genome shotgun sequence genome contains the following:
- the LOC123908753 gene encoding auxin-responsive protein SAUR78-like, whose product MAKGGKLMKLKSALKKWNSFGNGKQSRHNISAVADEDSSSSSRSDLHTVFVGKSRRLYRVTSDVVDNPVFRELVERSRETEQQNDTVNVVACEVVLFEHLLWMLENADPQPESLDELVDFYAC is encoded by the coding sequence ATGGCAAAAGGAGGAAAACTAATGAAGCTAAAATCAGCACTCAAAAAATGGAACTCATTCGGAAACGGAAAACAGAGCCGTCACAATATCAGCGCCGTCGCCGACGAAGACTCATCGTCTTCATCAAGATCTGATCTCCATACTGTCTTCGTTGGCAAGTCTCGACGTCTCTACCGAGTCACTTCCGACGTTGTTGATAACCCTGTCTTCCGTGAACTCGTTGAAAGGTCCCGTGAAACAGAACAACAAAACGACACCGTTAATGTTGTAGCTTGTGAGGTTGTCCTTTTCGAACATTTGTTATGGATGCTTGAAAATGCTGACCCTCAACCTGAGTCACTTGATGAACTTGTCGATTTCTATGCTTGTTAG